GACGGCGATGAAACCGTCACAGTGAAAAAGGGTAATCGCACGGTCAAGATTGAGGCTGGAAGCGATGTATTGGAGGTTAAAGATAAACGCACTGTTACGGTTAAAGGGGATCAGGAGCATTTGATTGATGGTAACCAAACTCACAAAGTGAATGGTAACTACATCCTGAATGTCGATGGCAATCTGACCATCAAGGTCAGCGGCACGCTGACGCTGGATAGCGGCAAAACGCTTACCGTGAAAAGCGGGCAGGACGTTAAAACCAGTGCCGCCAGTGCCTATAAGCTGGATGCTACCAGCATCACTAGCGAGGCCAAAGGAGTGCTGTCTCAAAAAGCCACCACCATTAATCATGAAGCCAAAGCGACTCTGACCAGTAAAAGCAGCGCAACCCAAACCGTGGATGGCGGCGGAATGCTGATTCTTAAAGGTGGATTAGTAAAAATTAACTAGGGGTGAGCCGCTGGAGGCGAATAATCGAACGGAGTTCGATGAGGAGTCCGTATCTCCCAAAAGCAAAAACCCAGCCATAGGCTGGGTTCTTTAAATAAGTGGTGCCCGGACTCGGACTAACGCCGCAGGCGTTGAACAGCGCGCCTGTCGCGCTGGCCCCGAAGGGGCGAGCCGTTACCGGCGAATAATCGAACGGAGTTCGATGAAGAGTCCGTATCTCCCAAAAGCAAAAACCCAGCCATAGGCTGGGTTCTTTAAATAAGTGGTGCCCGGACTCGGACTAACGCCGCAGGCGTTGAACAGCGCGCCTGTCGCGCTGGCCCCGAAGGGGTGAGCCGTTAGCGGCGAATAATCGAACGGAGTTCGATGAAGAGTCCGTATCTCCCAAAAGCAAAAACCCAGCCATAGGCTGGGTTCTTTAAATAAGTGGTGCCCGGACTCGGAATCGAACCAAGGACACGGGGATTTTCAATCCCCTGCTCTACCGACTGAGCTATCCGGGCAACGGGGCGCATTAAACCGTAAAGGCCGATCCGCGTCAATCCTTTTGTCTGAAACCATGTGTCAACTGCGCGAATTATGTCCGTCCACCTTCGCTGTTGGCTAATCTCTCGGGGCATGACTGCCCCGATCATGATATTAGCGCGTACGGCGATAGCTCTTCTGAGCGGTATCCACTTTATACAGATAGCGGCGTGACTCACCAGAAGGGTGACGGGTGGTGAGCGTTTGGTAGACGTCTCCCGGCTGCATATTGTTAATCATGTTGAAAGCCTGGGTTTTATCGTTAGAGAACACCCTCAGCACGCTGCCCGCGCCGCCGTTGTATGCGGTAATCACCGCATAGCGACGAGAGGTTGGGTTATTAATCCCGGAAAGGTAAACATCGTTGAGCATCGCTAGGTAAGCCGTACCGGTATCAATGTTATTGGCCGGGTCGAACAGGTAGCTGCGGCTCGGGTTGCCCCATTTCCCCTGCGAACGGAACACGTCTTTACCGGCGGTATGCTGCACAACCTGCATCAGCCCCAGCGCATCGGAATTACTTACCGCATACGGGTTAAACGATGACTCAGTCTGCATAATTGCCAGAATCAGCGACTCATCCACGCCATATTTACGCGCCGCTTTACGAACCATCCCCAAATATTTATGAGCACGTTTGTCCTGGTGGTTAGCTACCAGGTTAATGGTCACACTATAGATAACGTGCAGGCCGTTGCTGCGGCTTTGCAGGCGGGTTTGCAGCAGATAATCGGCAAACTTCGCCGCCCTCCATTTCCAGCGAATAGGTTCGCCGGTGTTATCCACTACCTGCCCATACAGGAACGGCTGTTTGGAGATTTCGATGTCGTTAGCGTCGGAGTAAAGGTCGATAGAACCGGGATCATCGCCCATCAACAGGGTTGTGATGATGGCCTGGCGCAGATGTTCAGCCGGATCGGTGCCAGAGATAGTCTCGACCGTGATGGTACCCTCATCAAAGTTGATGTGGCTACGCGTCTGATAGCCGTCGGTATACTTAACGTAGTCCTTCGGCCCGGCTATCAGCACCTCGTCAAAGCCCCAAATTTTCTCAATATTATGGGCAAACTGACCCATTAAAATATCGAAACCATTGGTATCTTTGACCCAGTTTTCATTAAACGAGTCCGGTTTTTTGCTGGAACATGAAATCAGCAAAGGCGTAACGAGAGCCAGCGCAATAAGTTTTTTATTCATTCCGGGAGTGCGTGTCTGTTTGCTAACTATTTTTCAGGCGGCGTATAGCCTTCGATGTGTACTTCTTTGCCTTCGAACAGGAAGTTCACCATCTCCTGCTCCAGCAGCTTACGATGTTCCAGATTCATCATATTGAGCTTTTTCTCGTTAATCAGCATGGTCTGACGTTTCTGCCACTCGCCCCATGCTTCTTTGGAGATTTCATTGTAGATGCGTTTGCCAAGCTCGCCTGGATATAGCTGAAAATCTTGCCCTTCGGCTTCACGCTGTAGGTAAACGCAAAAAATCGTTCTGCTCATTATCAATCCTCTTGTAAATCACGAGCGGGAGTTAAGGCCACTGGCTCGCGATGTAATTGCTGTAACAGGCGCTCCACGGGAGCCGCCAGGCCAACGGTCGGCGGCTGGTCTAAGTTATACCAGAGACCTGTTCCCTCATCCATGCATGCGCCGGAGGAGGACACGGGAAGCCACATCGGCACGATATCCAGATGGAAATGGCTGAAAGTATGGCGGAAAGCCGTGAGCTGAGTGAGATTATCTGCTGAAATCTGCCGCTGCGCCAGCCAGCTAAGCAGTTCTTTTTCATTGTCGAACTGCTTGAAGCAATATAATCCACCCCATAAACCAACAGGAGGGCGCTGTTGCAGATAAACCTGCTGCCCGTGCTGCATAATTAGAAAATAGCCGGTGCGTTCGGGTATGGTCTGTTTCGGTTTTTTGCCAGGGTAATTGGCCTGGGTCTGACTGGCGTTAGCGAGACAACCGGCCTCCAGAGGGCAAAGGCTGCATTTTGGTTTGGAACGGCTGCACACCATGGCACCCAAATCCATCATGGCCTGGTTAAACTGCGCTACGCCCTTAGCCGGAGTAACTTCATCGCTAATCTGCCACAGTCGGTTTTCTACTTCTTTTTTACCCGGCCAGCCGCCCACCGCGTAGCAACGGGCCAGAACCCGTTTGACGTTGCCATCAAGAATAGGGAAATGCTGCCCCAGCGACAGAGAAAGAACCGCCCCGGCAGTTGAGCGGCCAACGCCCGGTAAGGCGCTAACTTCGGCAAAAGTGGTCGGAAATATGCCGCCGTGCAGATCGCGAATCTGCTGAGCCGCTTTATGCAGATTACGCGCGCGGGCGTAATAGCCAAGACCGGTCCATAAATGGAGGACCTCATCGAGTGGGGCGTTAGCTAAATCACTCACCTGTGGGAAGCGGGCCATAAAGCGTTCGAAATAGGGGATAACGGTCGCAACCTGAGTTTGTTGCAACATTACCTCGGAGAGCCATACTTTATAAGGCGTTTTTTCCTGCTGCCATGGCAGGGTTTTACGTCCATATTTATCGTACCAGGCCAGAACCTGGTCGGAAAATTGCCGCGCCTCTAACATGTAATGGCTGACTTCCATAATGAAATATTGGGAGGCAGATTCCAGCACAGCGTGGACCAGCCTGTAAACAGGAACTTTCCCGTAACGGCTGTAGCTTGCATCTGCTGACTAACTTTGGATAATGCCCGTTTCCCGAACACATTTAAGAGCCAGTTTCACCATGAATAATGACGTCATCTCCCCGGAATTTGATGAAGAAGGTCGCCAGCTGCGACGGATCCGTAGTTTTGTCCGCCGCCAGGGCCGTCTGACTAAGGGGCAACAGCATGCACTGGACAACTATTGGCCGGTAATGGGCGTAGAGTATGACGCTAATCCGGTGTGCATGAAGACTCTGTTCGGGAATGAGGCGCCGGTGACGCTGGAAATTGGCTTTGGTATGGGCTCATCGCTGGTGGCGATGGCGAAGGCTAACCCTCAGCACAACTTTCTGGGAATTGAAGTGCACTCCCCTGGCGTAGGCGCTTGCCTCGCTACCGCGCATGAAGAAGGCGTCAGCAACCTGCGGGTAATGTGCCACGACGCGGTGGAAGTGCTGGAAAAAATGATCCCCGATAGTTCGCTGACAATGGTGCAGCTATTTTTCCCCGATCCGTGGCACAAGGCCCGTCACAACAAGCGCCGCATTGTACAGCCGCTGTTTGCCGAACTGGTAAAAAGCAAACTCAAGCTGGGCGGTGTCTTCCATATGGCGACCGATTGGGAACCTTATGCTGAACATATGCTCGAAGTAATGTCGTCACTGGACGGATATCGTAACCAGTCGGCAACTAAAGATTATGTACCGCGCCCGGACTCGCGTCCGGTGACTAAATTTGAGCAGCGTGGCCATCGTCTTGGTCACGGTGTATGGGATCTTATGTTCGAGAGGACGAAATAATGGCCAAACATCGTAGCCGCCGTTTGCGTAAAAAAATGCACATCGCGGAGTTCCAGGAGTTAGGTTTCTCGGTTGGCTGGCGTTTTGCCGATGGCACCAGCGAAACGGATATCGACCAGACGGTAGATGCGTTTATTGAAGAGGTCATTGAACCTAATGGCCTGGCATTTGACGGTAGTGGTTACCTGGTTTGGGAAGGTCTGATTTGCCTCCAGGAAATTGGTAAGTGTACCGAAGAACACCAGAAACTGGTTCGCCAGTGGCTGGAAGCGCGTAACTTACAGGACGTGAAAATGAGCGACCTGTTTGACGTTTGGTGGGACTGACGGAGTATCCCGTCGCCGTTCAAAAGAGAGTGAACCATGTTGCGTAAAACGCTATTAGCAAGCGCTCTGATGATGGCCGCGCTGCAGGCGCATGCCGATTATAAATGCGCCGTTACTCCGCGCGATGATATTGTACTGAAGCCGCAGACGGTGCAGGTTGTGGGTGAAAATGGCAACCTGATCATTGCCCCTGATGGCGGTGTCACCTTCAATGATAAAAAGCTGTCTTTGACCGCAGCCCAGCGCCAGCAGGCGCTCGATTATCAGAAGGCGCTACGCGCAGATCTGCCGTGGATTGATAACGGTGCCCGAACCCGTCTTGAAAAAAGCCGCGTGGCTCTGGATAAAATCATTACCGAGCAGGTTGGTTCCAGCAGCAATATGCATAAACGTCTGACTAAGCTGGACAGCCAGCTTAAAGAGCAGATGGAGCAGATTATCGAGCACCGCAGCGATGGCCTGACCTTCCACCATCAGGGGATTGAGAAAGTCCGGGCCAACGGCCAGCAACTGGTTAATCAGACCATGGGTGGTATTCTCCAGGATAGCATCAATGAAATGGGCGCTCAGGCACTGACCAAAGGCGGCGGTAGCAACAATTTGCAGAGCGTACTGGGTAACCTGGGCGGGCTGCAATCGGCTATTCAGAGCGAATGGAAAACCCAGGAAAAAGATTTCGATAAGTTTGGTAAAGATGTCTGCCGTAAGGTGGAATCGTTGGAGCAGCAGCGTAAAACGCTGGTTTCCGGATTTAAATAAAGCCAGACTCAGGTTGGATTCCTAAACCAAACGGTACCTTCGGGTGCCGTTTTTTTTTGGTTAAAACCCAGCAAGTTTTATCGGGGTGGCCTTAGAAAGGAATTTTTTGTTGATTAATTGACCGTTTTTCATATTTTTATGTACGGTGTTTTTCCGTACATTTTTGTTCTGGAGCTGTCTCGCATATTGGCGAGTAGCTTCTGTTTTTATTTTTCGTTAGGCGGTAGTTATGTCGGCAGGTAAGAGACAGCGTATCGATATCAGATTGTCTGATGCCGATAAAAACATGATTGATGAGGCGACAATGTTGACTAACCAGACAGTGACTCAATTTATCGTTTCCTGTGCATCCGCGCGGGCTGCGGAGGTTATCGAGCAGCAGCGCCGTATTGCTCTTAGCCGTGAGTCCTGGGAGCGTGTGATGGATGCTATTAATAATCCGGCTGAACCTAACGAGCGCTTAAAACAGGCTGCCAAACGTTTACACAATATGGAGTGAACGGTGGCGGATCTGCGTATCGAGATTTTCTCGCCTGACGCGAAATATAATTTTTCAGCGTTTGATTGCGGTGACGAGTCTCTGAATATTTTTCTGTCTGAGCATATGGCGCGTCAGCACGGCAACGGCATATTGCGGGCCTATGTTCTTATCACTACAGATTCGCAGCCCCGAATTATTGGGTACTACACGCTTTCGGGAAGCTGTTTCGAGAAGGTGCGCCTGCCTTCCGGTAGCCGCAAACGTAAGGTGCCGTATGCCAATGTTCCGAGCGTTACGCTGGGCAGGCTTGCCGTTGACCGGCATCTGCAAAGGCAAGGATATGGGGGGCTGCTGGTTACGCATGCTATGTCTGTCACCTGGCGGGCTTCACTGACGGTCGGCGTGCATGGCTTTTTTGTCGAGGCGCTGAATCTGAAGGTCAGGTGTTTTTATCAGAATTTAGGTTTTATCTCTCTGGCGGGGGCGAATGCAAACTCGCTCTTTTATCCCACCGCGAGTATGGCGCGGTTATTTTTAGAGAGTGAGGCGTAGCGGTTACCGCCATAAAGCCTGAACAACATCCCTGTTGGCAGGCTGCAGATGAAAGAGTGAAAGGCGCTTATTCGTCCGCCAGGAACAGTTCCAGCAGCGAATTTAAAAACAGCTTGCCGTGCTCGGTTATCTGCCAGTCGCTGGCGCTTTCGGTGAGGTAACCTTCGGCGATAGCCTTATCCAGCTGAGGGCGTATTACCGTCTCGTCCAGCCCGGTGAAGCGCGCAAAGTCGGCTCTTGGAGCAGCCTCCAGCAGCCGGAAGCGGTTCATAAAGAACTCGAAAGGCTTATCTTCGCTCTCTACGTCGTGCTGACGGTCGAGATATTTACCCTGCATATAGCCGCGCGGATGGCGGGTTTTAGCGCTGCGCAGTATACGTCCGTCCGGAAAGGTTATTTTTCCATGTGCGCCACAGCCGATCCCCAGATAATCGCCAAATCGCCAGTAGTTGAGATTGTGCTGGCATTGAAATCCGGGTTTGGCGTAGGCCGAGGTTTCATACTGCTGATAACCGGCTGCAGTCAGCAACCGGTGACCCTGCTCGAAGATATCCCACAGAGCATCATCGTCCGGCAGGCGCGGAGGGCGCGAGCCAAACAGCGTATTCGGCTCGATAGTGAGCTGATACCAGGACAAATGCGGCGGATTGAGCTCAATGGCCTGGCGCAGGTCATCCAGCGCCTCTTCCAGAGACTGGCCGGGCAAACCGTGCATTAAATCCAGGTTAAAGCTGCGTAGCCCCAGCCCGGCGGCAAGGCGGGCTGCGCGCTTCGCCTCTTCTGGGCCGTGAATACGTCCCAGCCGCTGTAGCTTATCGGCAGCAAAGCTTTGCACACCTATGGAGATACGGTTAATGCCCGCCTGCTGATATTCCACAAAACGGTCGGCTTCTACGGTACCGGGGTTGGCTTCCATGGTGATTTCCACATCGGCTGCCAGCTGTAATCGGGCGCGTACGCCGTCCAGCAGCGTTTGCATCGCCGGGCCAGAAAGCAGGCTTGGGGTTCCGCCGCCGATGAATATCGTGCGCACCTCGCGCCCCTGTACCATCGGCAGGTCGCAATCTAAATCTGCCAGCAGATGCTGCACATAATCATCGTGCGGCACTTCTCCCTTCAGCGCATGTGAATTGAAGTCGCAATAAGGGCACTTCTGTACGCACCAGGGAATATGGATGTACAGGCTGAGCGGTGGCAACTCAACCATGACGCAGAGCTTCCAGAAGCAGAGCCAGGGCTTTACCGCGGTGTGATACTGCGCCTTTTTCTTCTTTAGTCATTTCAGCTGCGGTCTTCCCGGCCTCTGGCACGTAAAACACCGGATCGTAGCCGAAGCCGCCGCTGCCAACCGGAGCGTGGTTTATTTCACCCGCCCAGCTACCGTGGCATACCAGAGGCGTAGGATCATCCGCGTGGCGCAGATAAACCAGTACGCAATGGAACTGAGCCTGGCGCTGGCCGTCCGGAGTCTGTTGCAGCTCTTGCAGCAGTTTCTCTAGATTTGCGCGATCGTTACCGTGTTCCCCGGCAAAGCGTGCGGAATAGATACCCGGCGCGCCGCCCAGGGCGTCAACCGCCAGACCGGAGTCATCGGCAATAGCGGGCAAACCGGTGATGCGCGAGGCGTGACGGGCTTTAAGAATAGCGTTTTCAATAAAGGTCAGGCCGGTCTCTTCAGCATCGTCAACGTTAAGCTCAGTCTGTGCGACGATATCCAGGCCAAAATCCTGTAATAACGACGCAAGCTCGCGCACTTTACCGGCATTCCCGGTAGCGAGAACCACTTTTTGCATAGCGAAAATCCTGTGTTAATCGAGCAGCGACGCAACCTGCGCCGGAATCTGCTGAGGATGAATAATTGTCAGTTGCTTGTGGCGGCCGAGGTCGCCCTTTTCAAGGACGACCTGGCTTTTCGCGACCCGAAAAGCGCGGGCAAGAAACTTAATCAAATGGGCATTGGCCTGACCGTCGACCGGCGGCGCGGTGATAGCCACCTTAAGCTCATCACCGTGCAACCCGACGAAGGCGTCGCGGCTGGCGCGCGGCTGAATATACAGCCGCAGCGTCAGCCCTTCAGGATGGGCTTCAACGGCACTCACAGCAAATACCAAAGCCCAGGGAACAGATCCATGCCCAGATAATTCAGGAAATAGAGCGCCAGGATAACGCCCATACCGGAAAAATCGATACCGCCCATAGCAGGAAGAATGCGGCGAATCGGTGCCATTAGGGGCTCGGTAAGCTGCATCATTACGTATTCTACCGGGCTGCGGCCCTGACTAATCCAGCTCATCAGAGAGCGAATAATCACGACCCAGAAAATCAACGAGCCGGCTGATTTGAGCAGCGACAGCAGGCCGACCAGCAGATTGACCGGATCCAGCGATAGCACACCGGCCTGAATCAACAGCAAAATCGGATATTTGAGCGTAGTGAGAATAAACGCCACCAGCAGCGAAGAGGTATCAATCGGGCCAATGGCCGGGATGATACGACGCAGCGGGCCGATAATCGGCTGGGTGACCTTCACGACAAACTGTGAAAATGGGTTATAAAAATCGCAACGCGACCACTGCATCCAGATGCGTAGCAATAGCACCATTACGTAGAGATCGATAAGGGTTTTGACGATAAAGGTCAACGTCAGCATGGCGTTCCTCAGTTGTTATTGTGCCGGGCGCGTCGGGTAATTCCGGGCACCAAATATGGCGGTTCCAATCCGAACCATCGTACTGCCTGCGGCGATGGCGGCGTCCATGTCGTGGGTCATACCCAGAGATAAGGTGTCCACGGTGTTGTAACGAGCTTTAAGCCGCTCGAATGCTACCGCCATCTGGCGGGCAACGGCAAACTGGCGCTCGGTATCTTCTTCTGGTGCAGGTATTGCCATCAGGCCACGCAGGCACAGATGCGGCAGCGCAGCGACCTGCTCTGCCAGTTCATCCAGCTGCTCAGGCGCAATACCGGATTTGCTCTGCTCATCGCTAATATTTATCTGAATCAGCACGTTCAGTGGAGCCATTCCCGACGGGCGCTGCTCATTCAGGCGCTGAGCGATTTTCAGACGGTCGATGGTATGACACCAGGCAAAGTTTTCGGCAACCAGTCGGCTCTTATTGGACTGCAAAGGGCCAATAAAGTGCCAGACCAGGTCGGTTACGCCCTGGTCTGCGAACCAGTTGATTTTCTCCACGCCTTCCTGAACATAGTTCTCGCCAAAGGCACGCTGACCGGCATCGATGGCTTCCTGAAGTGCGCTCACAGGTTTGGTTTTACTTACTGCAAGCAGGGTAACTTCTTCTGAGTCCCGGCCGCAGCGCTGTGCAACGTCCGCAATTTCCTGGCGAACCTGCGCTAAGTTATGGGCTATATCAGTCATTAGAGTCTGGGTGGTGAATTATGGATGAATTAGTGGCCCATAGTGTAAATCATAACGCTTCGGATCTACACCTGTGTACAGCCGGGGGCTCTTTCTGGCGGCGCAACGGTGAGCTGGAACCGCTGCCGTTTCCGGTGCCAGAGATTGAATCACTGCTGGAGGGCTGGCTGGATGAACGTCAGCACCGCCAGTTTGAAAGCGAAGGCCAGA
This genomic interval from Salmonella enterica subsp. enterica serovar Choleraesuis contains the following:
- the mltC gene encoding membrane-bound lytic murein transglycosylase C — encoded protein: MNKKLIALALVTPLLISCSSKKPDSFNENWVKDTNGFDILMGQFAHNIEKIWGFDEVLIAGPKDYVKYTDGYQTRSHINFDEGTITVETISGTDPAEHLRQAIITTLLMGDDPGSIDLYSDANDIEISKQPFLYGQVVDNTGEPIRWKWRAAKFADYLLQTRLQSRSNGLHVIYSVTINLVANHQDKRAHKYLGMVRKAARKYGVDESLILAIMQTESSFNPYAVSNSDALGLMQVVQHTAGKDVFRSQGKWGNPSRSYLFDPANNIDTGTAYLAMLNDVYLSGINNPTSRRYAVITAYNGGAGSVLRVFSNDKTQAFNMINNMQPGDVYQTLTTRHPSGESRRYLYKVDTAQKSYRRTR
- a CDS encoding putative Fe(2+)-trafficking protein, with the protein product MSRTIFCVYLQREAEGQDFQLYPGELGKRIYNEISKEAWGEWQKRQTMLINEKKLNMMNLEHRKLLEQEMVNFLFEGKEVHIEGYTPPEK
- a CDS encoding A/G-specific adenine glycosylase; translated protein: MLESASQYFIMEVSHYMLEARQFSDQVLAWYDKYGRKTLPWQQEKTPYKVWLSEVMLQQTQVATVIPYFERFMARFPQVSDLANAPLDEVLHLWTGLGYYARARNLHKAAQQIRDLHGGIFPTTFAEVSALPGVGRSTAGAVLSLSLGQHFPILDGNVKRVLARCYAVGGWPGKKEVENRLWQISDEVTPAKGVAQFNQAMMDLGAMVCSRSKPKCSLCPLEAGCLANASQTQANYPGKKPKQTIPERTGYFLIMQHGQQVYLQQRPPVGLWGGLYCFKQFDNEKELLSWLAQRQISADNLTQLTAFRHTFSHFHLDIVPMWLPVSSSGACMDEGTGLWYNLDQPPTVGLAAPVERLLQQLHREPVALTPARDLQED
- the trmB gene encoding tRNA (guanine-N(7)-)-methyltransferase; the protein is MNNDVISPEFDEEGRQLRRIRSFVRRQGRLTKGQQHALDNYWPVMGVEYDANPVCMKTLFGNEAPVTLEIGFGMGSSLVAMAKANPQHNFLGIEVHSPGVGACLATAHEEGVSNLRVMCHDAVEVLEKMIPDSSLTMVQLFFPDPWHKARHNKRRIVQPLFAELVKSKLKLGGVFHMATDWEPYAEHMLEVMSSLDGYRNQSATKDYVPRPDSRPVTKFEQRGHRLGHGVWDLMFERTK
- a CDS encoding N-acetyltransferase; the encoded protein is MADLRIEIFSPDAKYNFSAFDCGDESLNIFLSEHMARQHGNGILRAYVLITTDSQPRIIGYYTLSGSCFEKVRLPSGSRKRKVPYANVPSVTLGRLAVDRHLQRQGYGGLLVTHAMSVTWRASLTVGVHGFFVEALNLKVRCFYQNLGFISLAGANANSLFYPTASMARLFLESEA
- a CDS encoding YggW family oxidoreductase codes for the protein MVELPPLSLYIHIPWCVQKCPYCDFNSHALKGEVPHDDYVQHLLADLDCDLPMVQGREVRTIFIGGGTPSLLSGPAMQTLLDGVRARLQLAADVEITMEANPGTVEADRFVEYQQAGINRISIGVQSFAADKLQRLGRIHGPEEAKRAARLAAGLGLRSFNLDLMHGLPGQSLEEALDDLRQAIELNPPHLSWYQLTIEPNTLFGSRPPRLPDDDALWDIFEQGHRLLTAAGYQQYETSAYAKPGFQCQHNLNYWRFGDYLGIGCGAHGKITFPDGRILRSAKTRHPRGYMQGKYLDRQHDVESEDKPFEFFMNRFRLLEAAPRADFARFTGLDETVIRPQLDKAIAEGYLTESASDWQITEHGKLFLNSLLELFLADE
- a CDS encoding non-canonical purine NTP pyrophosphatase; protein product: MQKVVLATGNAGKVRELASLLQDFGLDIVAQTELNVDDAEETGLTFIENAILKARHASRITGLPAIADDSGLAVDALGGAPGIYSARFAGEHGNDRANLEKLLQELQQTPDGQRQAQFHCVLVYLRHADDPTPLVCHGSWAGEINHAPVGSGGFGYDPVFYVPEAGKTAAEMTKEEKGAVSHRGKALALLLEALRHG
- a CDS encoding UPF0235 protein — its product is MSAVEAHPEGLTLRLYIQPRASRDAFVGLHGDELKVAITAPPVDGQANAHLIKFLARAFRVAKSQVVLEKGDLGRHKQLTIIHPQQIPAQVASLLD
- the yggT gene encoding hypothetical protein, with the translated sequence MLTLTFIVKTLIDLYVMVLLLRIWMQWSRCDFYNPFSQFVVKVTQPIIGPLRRIIPAIGPIDTSSLLVAFILTTLKYPILLLIQAGVLSLDPVNLLVGLLSLLKSAGSLIFWVVIIRSLMSWISQGRSPVEYVMMQLTEPLMAPIRRILPAMGGIDFSGMGVILALYFLNYLGMDLFPGLWYLL
- a CDS encoding YggS family pyridoxal phosphate enzyme, producing the protein MTDIAHNLAQVRQEIADVAQRCGRDSEEVTLLAVSKTKPVSALQEAIDAGQRAFGENYVQEGVEKINWFADQGVTDLVWHFIGPLQSNKSRLVAENFAWCHTIDRLKIAQRLNEQRPSGMAPLNVLIQINISDEQSKSGIAPEQLDELAEQVAALPHLCLRGLMAIPAPEEDTERQFAVARQMAVAFERLKARYNTVDTLSLGMTHDMDAAIAAGSTMVRIGTAIFGARNYPTRPAQ